The sequence below is a genomic window from Flectobacillus major DSM 103.
ATACACAAGGCGTTAAATTAGGAAAAATCGTTCAGAATATCTTCACAAGTACCAAACTCCTTAGTTTATTAGGACTAATACTTTTTGGATTTATTTACCTCAAACCCGAAATCTGGCAAGCCAACTGGACTAATCCTTTTCATTTACAAAAATTGACTAAAACAGGCGAATTTATACAATATGCCGATACACCAGCACTTGGGGGAGCTATTGCTTCGGCTTTGGTAGGCACAGTTATTAGCTACGACGCATGGAATAATGTCACTTTTGTAGCTGGCGAAATCAAAAATCCCAAACGAAATATTGGCCTTAGTTTACTACTCGGCACAGCCGTTGTAACATTTATTTATGTTGCCCTCAATATCATGTTTACGGCCGTTTTGCCTATCGAAGCACTCGGCACTCCCGAAAAAGACCGTGTAGGTATTGTAGCAGCACAGGCAATTTTTGGAGCAAACGGCACAGCCGTCATAGCCATATTGATTCTAATCGCTTCTTTTGGTTGTGCCAATGGAATGATTTTGGCGGGTGCAAGGGTTTATTATAGTATGGCCAAAGATGGTCTATTTTTCAAAAAAACAGGCAACTTAAACAAAAATTCTGTACCCGAATATGCCCTTTGGTTTCAGTTTGTAGTGGCAGTTATATTAAGTTTGAGCGGTCGTTATGGCGATTTGTTAGATATGATTTCATTTGTTGTCGTTATATTTTATGTATTAACTATTGCGGCTATCTATATTCTAAGAATCAAACAGCCCAATCAGGAACGCCCTTATAAAGCATTTGGCTATCCTTTTCTTCCTGCCATCTACATTATCATGGGTTTGGCATTTTGTGTATTGTTGATTATTTACAAACCTACTTACACTTGGCCAGGGCTAATCATCGCAGGCTTAGGTATTCCAGTGTATTTCTTAACCAAGAATATCAATAAAGTATAGTAATCAAAAGCATTGTACTTTTCATAAAAACGGCAATAAATTACCTATTTCCGTTTTTATGAAATATTTAGCATATAAAATTTATAGATTATATAGATTTAAAATCTATTTTTGCAATTCCAAATCATTCTCAAACTTATGCTTGAATAAGTCCTTGAGATAAAACAACGATTATACAGTTAAGCAAAAAGAAGTATTTAAAGGCAGCAAGTCATGAAACCTTATCATTTCAATGATTCCTTTTTAAGCCTAAATCACTAAATATTAGACCATTAAAACTAATAATTCATTGCTATTGTGTAAAATATTTGTTCAACAGAACAATACAGACTATTCATCCACATATTAAAACACTATGAAAAAGAAACATCTCTTCCTTACTTTTTTTACCTTATTAAGTATTCACTTAGCCTTGGGCCAAATACCAATTAAAGTCAATGAAAAGTCACCAACCCGTCATGGGCCCGAAAAAGGCACATTGATTATTATAGGTGGCGGAACGGTTACACCCGAAATATGGAACAAGTTTGTAGAATTAGCTGGCGGAAAAGAAAAGGCTAAATTGGTAGTAGTAACAGCCGCAGCTGGCGATTCGGCAGCATTAAGTCTATCGGCAGTAGAGTCATTAAAGAAAAATACTGGAGTAACCAAGGTAACTTTATTACATACCAAAAACCTAAAAGAAGCCAATAGCGAAGCATTTATAGCTCCACTTCGTGAAGCTACTGGCGTATATTTTATCGGAGGTCGCCAATGGCGAATTGCTGATTCGTACTTGAACACCCTTACTCATCAAGCTTTTCAGGAGGTGCTAGAACGAGGGGGAGTTATTGCAGGGTCGTCGGCAGGAGCAAGTATTCAAGGGTCATTTCTTTGGCGTGGCGATACAAAAGGCCCTCATATTCTGGTAGGAGACCATACTCAGGGCTTGGGCTTCTTAAAAAATTCGGCAATCGACCAGCATCTGCTTCGCCGAAATCGTCAATTTGATTTGGTAGATTTTATCAAACACTCTCCAGAATTAATTGGTATTGGCTTAGATGAATCGACCGCAGTAATTGTTCAGAAAGATATTCTGGAAGTTCTGGGTAAATCATACGTAGCCATTTATGACTATAATACCATTATTGGCAATGGAGAAAAACATACCGTAAACCAACAGGAAGTAAATACCGCCTCAAATGGTTCGTTCTTTTTTTTGAGCAATGGCCAAAAGTACGATTTACAAAACCGAAAAGTAATAAAAACCAATGAGTGAGCTGTGAAGTAGTGAATGAAATTTTGGTTCCTCAAATATTTACTTGAACTAATAGCCCAATACAAAAGTTTTTGGTAGCAATCTATAAACAAGAACACTCCATTAACCCACAACTCACTAAATCACTCAATTATTAGACAAAAATGTACAAAAAGCAATACATATTAGGTTTAGGCAGCTTATTTATTGCTATAACCACCTTACAAGCTTGTTATCAGGCAGTTAGTAAAGAACAAGGTATTTCAGTTGGCCCTAATATTCGTATCTCGAAAAAACAAAGTCTTTTATCAGATACCCTTCCACCCTCATTTGGGTTTGGTAGACAAGCTACCCAAGCCGAAATCGCCCGATTAGATATAGATGTCCGTCCTGATGGAAAAGGATTACCAGCAGGAAATGGTATTGCTTCAAAAGGAAAAGTCATTTTTGAAACCAAATGCGTGGCGTGTCATGGTGTTGGAGGCATTGGAGGAATCAACGGTTCTTTGGTAACCAACAAAAAAGCTACAGATAAAAGAAAAGAAAAAACCATTGGCAATTATTGGCCTTATGCTACTACGGTTTTTGATTATATCCGTCGAGCCATGCCCTTCAATCAGCCTGGTTCATTGAGCAACGAAGAAGTGTATAACTTAACCGCTTATTTATTGCACGCCAACGAAATTATTGATGACAAAACCGTAATCAATGCCCAAACACTACCCAAAGTAGAAATGCCAGCAAAAAATTTATTTGTACCTGATGACCGCAAAGGAGGGCCAGAAATCAAATGAAAATTCATAAAATCATAGAAATAACACAGCAGTTTCCTCAAAAATTATCTCGCCGCAAACTGCTAGGCGGAGCAGCCACTGCCGCCGTTGCAATTGTTCAAACTACCAATGGACAAGCCGTTCAGAAGGGTATTTCTCAAAATGCAATTGACGACGACCCAACCAAGAAATTTGGTACACCTGCGGGCGAAATCGGAACTCGGTCTCCTTTTGTGAAGTCTGTAAAAAAACCTTCTGATATTTCTTCGAGGTCGCCTTTACAAGATTTTTACGGCATAATCACTCCCTCAGACCTCCATTTTGAACGCCATCATGCAGGTGTTCCCGAAATAAACCCTACCAAACACGAATTACTGATTCATGGCTTAGTAGAAAAACCGATGGTTTTTACCTTGGCCGATTTAAAGCGTTTTCCCTCGGTTTCTCGTATTACATTTCTAGAATGTTCAGGAAATTTTAGAGGTGGAAAAGAAAACCTTACACCTCAAGAAATCTGTGGACTAACTAGCCAAAGTGAATGGACGGGGGTAAAACTTTCAACCTTGTTTAGAGAAGTGGGCGTAAAACCCAATGCCTCATGGTTTTTGGCAGAAGGTGGCGATGCCGCCGTCATGACCCGCAGTATTCCTGTACAAAAAGGCTGGGACGATGCCATTATCGCTTATGCCCAAAATGGCGAACCTCTTCGGCCAGAACAAGGCTTTCCGATTAGGCTATTTAATCCTGGTTGGGAAGGCAATACCAGTGTAAAGTGGCTTCGTAGGTTAGAATTATCAGATGCTCCTTATTATACCCGAGAAGAAACCTCTAAATACACTGAGCCTATCAAAGATGGAAAATTTAGAATTTTCAGTTTTGATATTGATGCTCGTTCTATCATTACTTTTCCTTCTTTTCCACAGCAAGTAGAAAAAGGTTGGATAGAAATTCGTGGTTTGGCGTGGTCTGGACGAGGTAAGGTTGTAAAAGTAGAAGTTAGTACCGATGCAGGAAAAAGCTGGCAAATTGCCCAACTCAACGAACCGATTTTGGATAAAGCTCATGTACAATTTAGGTATTTGTGGCAATGGCGAGGCGATGAAACCGAAATCATGAGTCGAGTAACTGACGAAACAGGCTATACGCAACCAACACTCAAACAGCTATTTGATGCTCGTGGCAGCGAAGGAGGCTACCACATGAACCCTATTACGGCTTGGCAAATCAAAAAAGATGGACGAGTATTATTCAAACCCGAAACTCCTCGATAGGTCGCCAAACAAATGTATCAACGATTATTCCCTTGTAATTAGGTTACTTAACCACAAAATTATGGGGTATTGCTAAGACTCCATAAGCAGATAAATCTATCCTTAAATATTACTTGACAAAACTCTTTTATAGCTTAATCGCTTAAAATAGTTGGCAAATTTGAAATAATATGGCAAAACATGAATACGATGCAATTGTTGTGGGTTCTGGCCCCAACGGATTGGCGGCAGCCATTTTTTTACAACAAAAAGGGCTTTCTGTACTCATTGTTGAAGGGAAAAAAACAATTGGAGGGGGCCTCCGAACAGCCGAATTAACGTTATCAGGTTTCAAACATGATATTTGTTCGGCTATTCACCCATTAGCAGCGGCATCGCCCTTTTTCCAGTCTTTGCCTCTCGAAAAATATGGCCTAAATTTCATCAAA
It includes:
- a CDS encoding cyanophycinase, whose product is MKKKHLFLTFFTLLSIHLALGQIPIKVNEKSPTRHGPEKGTLIIIGGGTVTPEIWNKFVELAGGKEKAKLVVVTAAAGDSAALSLSAVESLKKNTGVTKVTLLHTKNLKEANSEAFIAPLREATGVYFIGGRQWRIADSYLNTLTHQAFQEVLERGGVIAGSSAGASIQGSFLWRGDTKGPHILVGDHTQGLGFLKNSAIDQHLLRRNRQFDLVDFIKHSPELIGIGLDESTAVIVQKDILEVLGKSYVAIYDYNTIIGNGEKHTVNQQEVNTASNGSFFFLSNGQKYDLQNRKVIKTNE
- a CDS encoding c-type cytochrome; this translates as MYKKQYILGLGSLFIAITTLQACYQAVSKEQGISVGPNIRISKKQSLLSDTLPPSFGFGRQATQAEIARLDIDVRPDGKGLPAGNGIASKGKVIFETKCVACHGVGGIGGINGSLVTNKKATDKRKEKTIGNYWPYATTVFDYIRRAMPFNQPGSLSNEEVYNLTAYLLHANEIIDDKTVINAQTLPKVEMPAKNLFVPDDRKGGPEIK
- the soxC gene encoding sulfite dehydrogenase; this translates as MKIHKIIEITQQFPQKLSRRKLLGGAATAAVAIVQTTNGQAVQKGISQNAIDDDPTKKFGTPAGEIGTRSPFVKSVKKPSDISSRSPLQDFYGIITPSDLHFERHHAGVPEINPTKHELLIHGLVEKPMVFTLADLKRFPSVSRITFLECSGNFRGGKENLTPQEICGLTSQSEWTGVKLSTLFREVGVKPNASWFLAEGGDAAVMTRSIPVQKGWDDAIIAYAQNGEPLRPEQGFPIRLFNPGWEGNTSVKWLRRLELSDAPYYTREETSKYTEPIKDGKFRIFSFDIDARSIITFPSFPQQVEKGWIEIRGLAWSGRGKVVKVEVSTDAGKSWQIAQLNEPILDKAHVQFRYLWQWRGDETEIMSRVTDETGYTQPTLKQLFDARGSEGGYHMNPITAWQIKKDGRVLFKPETPR
- a CDS encoding APC family permease, producing the protein MSEHEQPTEFKRELGLIDAALLAASGMIGSGIFIVSADVARNVGSAGWLIVVWVIGGFMTLTAAVSYGELSGMYPKAGGQYVYLKEAYGSLVAFVYGWSLFTVIQTGTIAAVCVSFFKFLAYFFPIFSEDLVAFSIGDSFKVSPAQLSSIVLLFILTYLNTQGVKLGKIVQNIFTSTKLLSLLGLILFGFIYLKPEIWQANWTNPFHLQKLTKTGEFIQYADTPALGGAIASALVGTVISYDAWNNVTFVAGEIKNPKRNIGLSLLLGTAVVTFIYVALNIMFTAVLPIEALGTPEKDRVGIVAAQAIFGANGTAVIAILILIASFGCANGMILAGARVYYSMAKDGLFFKKTGNLNKNSVPEYALWFQFVVAVILSLSGRYGDLLDMISFVVVIFYVLTIAAIYILRIKQPNQERPYKAFGYPFLPAIYIIMGLAFCVLLIIYKPTYTWPGLIIAGLGIPVYFLTKNINKV